A portion of the Simkania negevensis Z genome contains these proteins:
- a CDS encoding NUDIX hydrolase — protein sequence MSQKSETRARLEKEAHIERQKIHEGRIITLAQDQIQYENGQEKTFDIVLHPGAVAMIPINAEGKMILVKQWRRAARQILLELPAGTLEAAEDPLECAQRELQEEIGFEARSITSLGGFFTAPGFCNEYIYLFLAKDLHPNPLVGDDSEEIDTVALTLEEAMEMIDQNEIVDAKTIAGIYRYNGIVS from the coding sequence GTGAGTCAAAAATCTGAAACGCGTGCTCGGTTAGAAAAAGAAGCTCATATCGAAAGGCAAAAGATTCACGAAGGGAGAATTATTACCCTTGCTCAAGATCAGATCCAATATGAGAATGGGCAAGAAAAGACCTTTGATATCGTTCTCCATCCAGGTGCTGTTGCTATGATTCCAATCAATGCCGAAGGGAAAATGATTTTGGTTAAGCAATGGCGCCGTGCTGCGCGTCAAATTCTTTTAGAGCTGCCCGCAGGAACTTTGGAGGCAGCAGAAGATCCTCTTGAATGTGCACAAAGGGAGCTTCAGGAGGAAATTGGGTTTGAAGCTCGAAGCATCACTTCTCTAGGAGGTTTTTTCACAGCGCCTGGATTTTGCAATGAGTACATTTACCTTTTCTTAGCGAAAGATTTACATCCCAATCCTCTTGTAGGTGATGATTCAGAAGAGATTGATACTGTGGCTTTGACTCTAGAAGAGGCAATGGAAATGATCGATCAAAACGAGATTGTCGATGCTAAAACCATTGCTGGGATTTACCGCTATAATGGAATAGTTTCATGA
- a CDS encoding GIN domain-containing protein, translating into MRLLICMALLFVSAVYGVDKPFEMSYPYLHTFDYFGPGKIEIQQGKENKFIFNAPKWLQDKFHLSYSDGTLSISPKKFADLSEIPEIPHVILIVTNLQKLILEGDNYVDIDFLKADNFMVDLKVNGSTVLEGTVECERFAISIVGSSQATIRGGARYQSIMINGPGFYDGKDFETIGTNVRLTGPCACLVNAQDELSITIQGYGHVHYYGSPKIHKTVKGEGVVSPLTKEIIQQYEAKK; encoded by the coding sequence ATGCGTCTTCTCATCTGCATGGCGCTCTTATTTGTGAGTGCAGTCTATGGTGTCGACAAGCCTTTTGAAATGAGCTATCCATATCTTCATACCTTTGATTACTTTGGGCCTGGAAAAATTGAGATTCAACAGGGAAAGGAAAACAAGTTCATTTTCAACGCTCCGAAGTGGCTTCAGGATAAATTTCACTTAAGTTATTCAGATGGAACCCTATCAATCTCTCCAAAGAAGTTTGCAGATTTGTCTGAAATTCCTGAAATACCTCATGTGATATTGATTGTCACAAACTTGCAAAAGCTTATTTTAGAAGGAGATAATTACGTTGATATCGACTTTTTGAAAGCAGATAACTTCATGGTGGATCTCAAAGTTAATGGTTCGACGGTGCTTGAAGGAACAGTAGAATGTGAGAGGTTTGCCATCTCAATAGTCGGAAGTTCTCAGGCAACAATCCGCGGAGGCGCGCGCTATCAGTCGATTATGATTAATGGCCCAGGCTTTTATGATGGAAAAGATTTTGAGACGATTGGCACAAACGTCCGTTTGACCGGACCTTGCGCATGCTTAGTGAATGCACAAGATGAGTTGTCAATTACAATTCAAGGATATGGTCATGTTCATTATTATGGATCACCGAAGATTCATAAAACAGTTAAAGGTGAAGGAGTTGTCTCCCCTCTGACGAAGGAGATCATTCAGCAGTATGAGGCAAAAAAGTGA
- a CDS encoding adenylate/guanylate cyclase domain-containing protein: protein MKFRTKLFYSFISLGLMSTLLALFIIYGEASRLIFDEIRSKILSLVSNTVQLINPSELQTFIASNGNQDNPVFQNLKRELFEIRDLNRRSDVYVQYVYILCKFPDSDRYFFVIDAEEGRRFISAYGDPFPANIQLPPDPRKSYVTQNIYSDAWGTWITGYAPIFDAQGKEIGLLGIDVRTKEIYMELEKLLLYGLIAFAISIFVGIVFAYFLSKLVSSSLSVLCDTVKQIGKGEFNSRSPLHTRDEFNELSIAINTMAKGLEERERLKMGFARYVSQYALEELLKLDKPISLEGERKKVTILFSDIRQFTTIAEKLPPEEVLKLLNEYFKEMIEVIFNYGGTLDKFIGDGLMVEFGAPLDDKLQELHAVLSAIHMQLRLDKLCEKWAQEGRDQLSMGIGIHTGLAVLGNIGSEKRMEYTAIGDTVNVASRLEWLTKRLQKPIIISKPVYDKVKDHFVFENLNETKLPGRMGNIQAYAIHPKLQENLHQVELAHEFHHFPEEHE, encoded by the coding sequence ATGAAATTCCGCACAAAATTGTTTTACTCTTTCATTTCCTTAGGGTTAATGAGTACTCTCTTAGCTCTTTTCATCATTTATGGGGAGGCTTCCCGCCTGATTTTTGATGAGATTCGGAGTAAAATTCTCTCTTTGGTTTCAAATACGGTTCAATTGATCAATCCCAGTGAATTACAGACCTTTATCGCCTCAAATGGAAACCAAGACAATCCCGTTTTTCAAAACTTAAAGCGAGAGCTGTTTGAAATTCGTGACCTCAATCGACGGTCCGATGTTTACGTCCAATATGTATACATCCTCTGCAAATTTCCCGATTCTGATCGCTACTTCTTTGTGATCGACGCGGAAGAGGGGAGACGATTCATTTCTGCATATGGCGATCCTTTCCCCGCAAACATCCAGCTTCCTCCCGATCCAAGAAAATCCTATGTCACCCAAAACATCTATTCTGATGCATGGGGAACTTGGATCACAGGCTATGCACCCATCTTTGACGCCCAAGGAAAGGAAATTGGCTTACTAGGAATTGATGTCCGGACTAAAGAGATTTACATGGAGCTCGAAAAACTGCTCCTCTATGGCCTCATCGCCTTTGCAATCTCTATCTTTGTCGGGATAGTTTTTGCATACTTCTTATCCAAGTTAGTTTCATCCTCATTGTCAGTGCTTTGTGACACAGTAAAACAGATTGGAAAAGGGGAGTTTAATTCCCGCTCGCCTCTGCATACGCGTGATGAGTTCAACGAACTTTCGATCGCGATTAATACGATGGCCAAAGGGCTTGAAGAACGAGAGCGACTTAAAATGGGCTTTGCCCGTTACGTTTCCCAATATGCCTTAGAGGAGCTGTTAAAACTAGATAAGCCCATCTCTCTAGAAGGGGAAAGGAAAAAAGTCACCATCCTCTTTTCCGACATCCGTCAATTTACAACCATTGCAGAAAAACTCCCTCCAGAAGAAGTACTTAAACTCCTCAATGAATACTTCAAAGAAATGATCGAGGTCATTTTCAACTATGGGGGAACGCTCGATAAATTCATCGGGGATGGCCTCATGGTCGAATTTGGAGCTCCACTCGACGACAAACTCCAAGAGCTGCATGCTGTCTTATCTGCCATTCACATGCAACTACGCCTCGATAAGCTTTGTGAAAAGTGGGCACAAGAAGGGCGCGACCAACTGTCGATGGGAATTGGAATCCACACCGGACTTGCCGTCTTAGGGAACATCGGGTCAGAAAAACGGATGGAATATACTGCTATTGGTGACACCGTCAACGTCGCTTCCCGTCTGGAGTGGCTCACCAAAAGGCTGCAAAAGCCGATCATCATCTCAAAACCGGTCTATGATAAAGTCAAAGATCACTTCGTCTTCGAAAATCTCAACGAAACCAAACTTCCCGGACGGATGGGTAACATTCAAGCATATGCCATCCACCCTAAACTACAAGAAAACCTCCATCAAGTGGAACTCGCTCATGAATTCCATCACTTTCCTGAAGAACATGAATAG
- a CDS encoding uracil-DNA glycosylase, whose translation MTLSELNQIVSACRKCPRLVEYRETLPKRSAYKDEAYLREPTPGYGDPKARLLILGLAPSAHGGNRTGRIFTGDESARFLMKMLYQVGFANQPTSFSRDDGLKLSGCYITAAVKCAPPENRPLKEECDNCLPYLKQEFALLPHLKAVLALGELAYKAIFSVLNKENLKENKLPFKHASLLSFGEIDLFTSYHPSPQNTYTGKLTEEMFISVLNQIKRRIDL comes from the coding sequence ATGACGTTAAGTGAACTCAATCAAATTGTCTCAGCTTGTCGCAAGTGCCCTCGCCTTGTTGAATACCGCGAAACTCTTCCCAAACGTTCTGCATATAAAGATGAAGCTTATCTCCGCGAACCTACCCCTGGCTATGGGGATCCAAAAGCGCGTTTACTGATTTTAGGGCTTGCTCCATCTGCACATGGAGGCAACAGAACTGGAAGAATTTTTACTGGTGATGAATCTGCTCGATTTTTGATGAAAATGCTCTATCAAGTAGGTTTTGCCAATCAGCCTACATCGTTTTCTAGAGATGATGGACTCAAACTCAGCGGGTGCTACATCACAGCTGCTGTTAAATGTGCTCCTCCTGAAAATCGTCCTCTCAAAGAAGAATGTGACAACTGCCTTCCCTATCTCAAACAAGAATTTGCTTTACTTCCTCATTTAAAAGCGGTTTTGGCACTTGGAGAACTAGCTTATAAGGCTATATTTAGCGTTTTAAATAAAGAGAATTTGAAAGAAAATAAACTTCCGTTTAAACATGCAAGTTTGTTAAGTTTTGGCGAGATTGATTTATTTACTTCCTACCATCCCAGCCCGCAAAACACTTATACGGGAAAGTTAACTGAAGAAATGTTTATTTCAGTGTTGAATCAAATAAAACGTCGCATTGATCTTTAA
- a CDS encoding PspC domain-containing protein, whose amino-acid sequence MKRLFRDRWDKKVAGVCGGLGQFLKIDPTIIRLLVVMICIFTAVLPVLILYIVAWMLIPLGPPTYIEFECKKLYRSVQDRKISGICGGIAESLGIDPTIVRIVVLFALLITGVVPVLVGYIVGTLIIPEKPDDVK is encoded by the coding sequence ATGAAGCGTCTATTTCGAGATCGGTGGGATAAAAAAGTTGCAGGAGTATGTGGTGGCTTAGGGCAGTTTTTAAAAATTGACCCAACGATCATTCGCCTTCTCGTCGTGATGATCTGTATTTTCACTGCTGTTTTACCTGTTTTGATTCTCTATATTGTAGCATGGATGCTCATTCCCCTTGGTCCTCCAACTTACATTGAGTTTGAGTGTAAGAAACTTTATAGGTCGGTTCAAGATCGAAAAATTTCTGGAATCTGTGGTGGAATTGCCGAATCACTTGGCATTGACCCAACCATTGTCCGTATTGTCGTGTTATTTGCTCTATTGATTACGGGTGTGGTTCCTGTTTTAGTTGGTTACATTGTTGGAACGTTGATTATTCCCGAAAAACCCGATGACGTTAAGTGA
- a CDS encoding RluA family pseudouridine synthase, with product MIGAMQLKAKKSASLLEVLEELFPDSSKTTLRSWIKNGRFIRDGQLLRSPQIVISKGTELSFESKVKHSSFGIKILYEDKDIVVVQKPAGLLSVATHFEEKETVHAALKSRGVAKRVLPVHRLDRETSGVMVFAYTERAKEGLKKQFHLHTMGRQYLAVLEGSIEEKKGMWKSMLKEDANYFVSSHPEGKEAITHYKVVQRKGDYTAVQVTLETGRKNQIRAHASEAGFPVVGDMKYGATKNPLGRLGLHASLLSFIHPVTKKKMEFKSLPPPTFNRYFVRKNEASISRSVG from the coding sequence ATGATCGGTGCCATGCAATTGAAAGCCAAAAAATCAGCATCCCTTCTTGAAGTCTTAGAGGAGCTATTCCCAGATAGCTCTAAAACGACCCTGCGTAGTTGGATCAAAAATGGACGGTTTATTCGTGATGGTCAGCTGCTTCGCTCTCCTCAGATAGTCATTTCGAAAGGAACTGAACTCAGCTTTGAAAGTAAGGTGAAACACAGCTCCTTTGGAATCAAAATTCTCTATGAAGACAAAGACATAGTTGTTGTGCAAAAGCCTGCAGGGCTTTTGAGTGTCGCAACCCATTTTGAAGAGAAAGAGACTGTCCATGCAGCGTTAAAGAGTCGAGGTGTAGCAAAACGTGTTTTACCTGTCCACCGGCTTGATCGCGAAACATCAGGCGTGATGGTTTTTGCCTACACAGAGCGGGCAAAAGAGGGGCTAAAGAAACAGTTTCACCTCCATACAATGGGACGTCAGTATTTAGCTGTTCTAGAAGGATCGATTGAAGAAAAGAAAGGGATGTGGAAAAGCATGCTCAAAGAAGATGCAAATTATTTCGTTTCTTCTCACCCCGAAGGAAAGGAGGCAATCACCCATTATAAGGTGGTACAACGCAAGGGTGATTATACTGCGGTTCAGGTCACATTAGAAACAGGTCGAAAAAATCAGATTCGGGCTCATGCGAGTGAAGCGGGTTTCCCTGTTGTTGGAGACATGAAATATGGAGCGACGAAGAATCCTCTTGGGAGACTCGGACTTCATGCGTCATTGCTCTCTTTTATTCACCCTGTGACAAAGAAAAAGATGGAGTTTAAATCCCTTCCTCCCCCAACATTTAACCGTTATTTTGTGAGAAAAAATGAAGCGTCTATTTCGAGATCGGTGGGATAA
- a CDS encoding Hsp20/alpha crystallin family protein: MHRRHDLSKHFWAPFSWDDEGEWDFVATDPSGLSVYEEGDAIYIEASLPGLSSSEIEVYQDHGYIVIEGKRQEETKERKYYRKASRSFCYRLPVPSAAEKDTDPEATYKDGLMKLRFKKGTKKKKPIPIKEEG; encoded by the coding sequence ATGCATAGAAGACACGATTTATCAAAACATTTTTGGGCTCCATTTAGCTGGGACGATGAAGGAGAGTGGGACTTTGTAGCAACTGACCCTTCTGGACTAAGCGTCTATGAAGAAGGGGACGCGATCTATATTGAAGCCTCGCTTCCTGGGCTATCCTCTAGTGAAATCGAAGTTTATCAAGATCATGGATACATCGTAATAGAGGGAAAAAGGCAAGAAGAGACCAAAGAAAGAAAATATTACCGTAAAGCCTCACGCAGCTTTTGTTACCGCCTTCCCGTGCCGTCTGCAGCAGAAAAAGATACTGATCCTGAGGCAACTTATAAAGATGGCCTAATGAAATTGAGGTTCAAAAAAGGGACCAAAAAGAAAAAACCAATTCCTATTAAAGAAGAGGGTTAA
- a CDS encoding S-adenosylmethionine decarboxylase family protein, producing the protein MKKFLFIFLFATFALHANEETLVKFKGRHSLASYHECELPALYDTQSLRSAFFSAIKASGAHAISYTEHYFDDGAYTILVLLEESHATLHSHPECKACFVDLFTAGNTCDAKPFHHALIDYLRPALSNLNSIERG; encoded by the coding sequence ATGAAAAAATTCCTATTTATTTTCCTGTTTGCCACTTTTGCTCTTCATGCAAATGAAGAAACTTTAGTGAAGTTTAAAGGAAGGCACTCACTCGCAAGCTACCATGAGTGCGAACTTCCAGCGCTTTATGATACACAAAGTCTACGCTCTGCATTTTTTTCAGCAATCAAAGCATCTGGAGCTCACGCCATATCTTATACTGAACACTATTTCGATGATGGAGCTTACACAATTCTTGTTCTTCTAGAAGAAAGTCATGCGACATTGCACTCCCATCCAGAATGTAAGGCTTGCTTTGTCGATCTTTTTACAGCAGGAAACACCTGTGATGCTAAGCCTTTTCATCACGCTTTAATCGATTACTTAAGACCTGCTCTTTCCAATCTCAACTCAATTGAAAGGGGTTAA
- a CDS encoding type 1 glutamine amidotransferase domain-containing protein: MKKIAALIDNLFEEMELLYPVFRLQEEGHQITLVGPADNTTYKGKNGYSYKSQICYKTLKAKDFDAILIPGGFAPDRFRRIPEVLTCVREMDQVKKPIAFICHGGWVPISAKILQGKKATGTSAIKDDLENAGAIWIDEPVVIDGHLISSRTPVDLPQFGRAIVEALR, encoded by the coding sequence ATGAAAAAAATCGCTGCTCTCATCGACAATCTCTTCGAAGAAATGGAGCTATTGTATCCTGTCTTTCGTTTGCAAGAAGAAGGACATCAAATCACCCTTGTTGGACCTGCTGACAACACAACATACAAGGGAAAAAACGGCTATAGCTACAAAAGCCAAATTTGTTACAAAACTCTCAAAGCTAAAGATTTTGATGCCATTCTCATTCCTGGAGGATTTGCACCTGACCGTTTCCGTCGTATTCCAGAAGTCTTAACCTGCGTCCGAGAAATGGACCAAGTAAAGAAACCCATAGCCTTTATCTGTCATGGTGGATGGGTTCCGATCTCTGCTAAGATCCTTCAAGGAAAAAAAGCAACCGGTACCTCTGCGATTAAAGATGACTTGGAAAATGCTGGAGCAATTTGGATAGACGAACCCGTCGTGATCGATGGTCATCTTATCAGTTCAAGAACGCCTGTCGATCTCCCCCAGTTTGGGCGTGCTATCGTCGAGGCTCTTAGATGA
- a CDS encoding acyloxyacyl hydrolase: MKKLLGLLFLLPCLLFAEDKENPPSISDPRLLSLGVGVFNIVRNTKAVTFQLEYRSDLAIYKNRFIFIRPLLGVMATTKGSTYFYGGVAFDFFLTNFLVFTPSFAPGFYIKGGGMELGFPLEYRSSAELSYRLSNKSRFGAMFYHISNASLGFRNPGTECLVFFYAFPLY; the protein is encoded by the coding sequence ATGAAAAAGCTTCTGGGTCTTCTTTTTCTTCTTCCTTGCCTTCTTTTTGCTGAGGACAAAGAAAACCCCCCATCGATCTCTGATCCGCGCCTGCTCTCCCTCGGCGTTGGAGTCTTCAACATTGTACGGAATACTAAAGCAGTGACTTTTCAGCTTGAATACCGCTCAGATCTCGCTATCTATAAAAACCGGTTCATCTTCATTCGTCCTCTACTTGGGGTCATGGCGACAACAAAAGGCTCGACTTATTTCTATGGCGGCGTGGCTTTTGATTTCTTCCTCACTAACTTTCTAGTCTTTACACCCAGTTTCGCCCCTGGATTCTATATTAAGGGGGGAGGAATGGAATTGGGCTTTCCTTTAGAATACCGCTCTTCTGCAGAGCTCTCCTACCGGTTGAGCAATAAATCCCGGTTTGGGGCGATGTTTTACCACATCTCTAATGCCAGCTTAGGCTTTAGAAATCCCGGTACTGAATGCCTCGTCTTCTTCTACGCTTTCCCACTATATTAA
- a CDS encoding YheT family hydrolase has translation MSGSGQPIFKPFPFFAGCHTQTIAASFLTFARNPESTTRFVHLSDGDRITYEVSTPTSWKVTDPTVVMVHGLCGSHRSPYIVRLANKLDKRNIRTIRINLRGCGTGRGHAKKMYHVDCSNDIWHALKKIKHETPDSPLTLMGFSLGGNIVLKMAGEWGEEAQQIINKVIAINPPIDMYASVRLLSKNKVYERYFMRYLRSDVLFRHNYFEDMPPIEIPTGMSLLDFDEFYIAPESGYESAQDYYYATSSGRLIPDIQVSSHILFAKDDPIVDCNVMEDVPVPHNVDIVVTDQGGHLGYLGMPGQEGGFHWMDSIILQWIFEEG, from the coding sequence ATGTCTGGGTCTGGTCAACCTATTTTTAAACCGTTTCCATTTTTTGCGGGATGCCACACACAGACAATTGCAGCCTCATTTCTAACCTTTGCTCGAAATCCTGAATCGACTACACGTTTTGTCCACCTCTCAGATGGAGATCGGATCACATATGAAGTGAGCACCCCAACAAGTTGGAAAGTTACAGATCCTACAGTCGTGATGGTCCATGGCCTTTGTGGTTCACACCGTTCACCTTACATCGTGAGGCTAGCTAACAAACTCGATAAGCGTAACATACGGACAATCCGGATCAACTTGAGAGGGTGCGGGACTGGAAGAGGGCATGCTAAGAAGATGTACCACGTTGATTGCAGCAATGATATTTGGCATGCGCTCAAGAAGATTAAACACGAAACTCCTGATTCGCCTCTCACCCTGATGGGGTTTTCTCTTGGGGGCAACATCGTTCTGAAAATGGCTGGGGAATGGGGAGAAGAAGCTCAGCAGATTATCAATAAGGTGATCGCAATCAACCCACCAATCGACATGTATGCAAGTGTCCGTCTGCTGAGCAAAAACAAGGTTTATGAACGTTATTTTATGCGCTATTTGCGCTCAGATGTGCTGTTTCGACACAATTACTTTGAGGATATGCCACCCATTGAAATTCCAACCGGGATGTCATTGCTGGATTTTGATGAATTTTACATCGCTCCAGAATCGGGGTATGAATCTGCGCAAGACTATTATTATGCAACAAGTTCTGGGCGACTGATTCCTGATATCCAGGTCAGTTCCCACATCCTATTTGCAAAAGATGACCCAATCGTAGACTGCAATGTAATGGAAGATGTTCCTGTTCCACACAATGTCGACATAGTCGTGACTGATCAAGGAGGACATTTGGGTTATCTTGGAATGCCGGGTCAAGAAGGGGGTTTCCACTGGATGGATTCTATAATCCTCCAGTGGATTTTTGAAGAAGGCTAA
- a CDS encoding glutaredoxin family protein, with protein MYYDIPPQVEEISIETPLSTNFENYEVCYDEARPVAKKEYHVVLYIKPNCPYCIKVMQHLETLGENIPVKDVTDRKSHAYHEFTRQGNKVQVPCLFINGKPHYESAFIMKWLTNHQGKY; from the coding sequence ATGTACTACGACATCCCCCCTCAAGTTGAAGAGATTTCAATTGAGACACCCCTGTCAACGAACTTCGAAAACTATGAAGTGTGTTATGATGAAGCAAGGCCTGTAGCTAAAAAAGAGTATCACGTCGTGCTCTACATTAAGCCCAATTGCCCCTACTGTATCAAAGTGATGCAACACCTTGAAACGCTTGGAGAAAATATTCCTGTCAAAGATGTGACAGATCGAAAATCTCATGCCTATCACGAATTCACTCGTCAAGGCAACAAAGTCCAAGTTCCCTGTTTGTTTATCAATGGTAAGCCTCACTATGAATCGGCCTTCATTATGAAATGGCTCACAAATCACCAGGGGAAATATTAG